The DNA window GGGTCCCACCGGCGTTGTGCCGGCTGCACACGTCGCTGTGTCGCTGACCGTACGACGCCGCGACCACTGACAGCCTCACAAGTCCGGAGCTTTCCTCCTATCAGCGTGCAGTGACCCGCATGGTCCGCACATCAGAGATCTCCGTTCGTCACATGCTAGACGGGCGGTGCTTCTATGATGATCGCGTGTTGGTCAGGCACGCACTTCTCCCGGTGCGGCGTATGACCTCGGGTACCACGTGGTGTGGTGCCCGAAGTATCGCCGCCCGTCCTTGTCGGCGGGTGAAGGACCGGCTTGAGGAGTTGATCCGTGCCAAAGCCGGCGAGCACGGCCGGAGATCGTGTCGCTTGAGGTGATGCCGGACCACGTACATCTGTTCGTCAAGCCCTGCCCGAAGAACTCGCCGTCGTATGTGGCCGGCCAGTTCGAGGGCTTCACCTCCCACCACCTGCGCGCCGAGTTCGGGCACCTGCGCTCTCGACTGCCCACACTGTCGTCGCGGTCCTACTTCGCGGCCACGGCCGGTGCGGTTCCGGCCGAGACGGTGCAGCGCTGTATCGAGACGCGGTACGAGCGGCCCGAAGGCGGTGGCCGTGCGTAGGTCGTACAGGTTCCTGCTCCGTCCCACGAGCAGGCAGGCCGCCGCGCTCGCCGCGTGCCTGGAGGACCACCGCACGCTGTACAACGCCGCGCTGGAGCACCGCCGCACGGCCTACGCCAAGGCGGGCGTGAGCGTACGGTACGGCGACCAGTCGGCCGAGTTGAAGCACATCCGCGGCGACGACCCCGGCGGGCAGGGCCGGTGGTCGTTCTCCTCCCAGCAGGCCACGCTGCGCCGTCTGGACAAGGCGTTTCGCGCGTTCTTCGACCGGGTCAAGGCCGGGCGTACGCCGGGCTACCCTCGGTTCAAGGGGCGGGGCCGGTTCGACACGGTCGAGTGGCCGAAGGA is part of the Nonomuraea coxensis DSM 45129 genome and encodes:
- the tnpA gene encoding IS200/IS605 family transposase, whose protein sequence is MSLEVMPDHVHLFVKPCPKNSPSYVAGQFEGFTSHHLRAEFGHLRSRLPTLSSRSYFAATAGAVPAETVQRCIETRYERPEGGGRA